In one Drosophila pseudoobscura strain MV-25-SWS-2005 chromosome X, UCI_Dpse_MV25, whole genome shotgun sequence genomic region, the following are encoded:
- the LOC117184643 gene encoding uncharacterized protein, with protein MAHEEDHPPNDLVRKISSDSERTGKDLLIGCDANAHHTQWGSKDTNVRDTIKSWKVLGDHFFSDHRYIETILSFEIPKPTTISTPEKPTGKNIAQPWRNYSLLTPLIARTLKTT; from the exons atggcccacgaggaggatcatcctcccaacgaccttgttcgcaaaatatccagcgacagcgaaaggacgggcaaagacctacttataggttgtgatgccaatgcccaccacacccaatgggggagcaaggacacgaatgtaaggg acacaatcaagagctggaAAGTCCTAGGAGACCACTTCTTCTCAGACcacaggtatatcgagacgatattatccttcGAGATCCCCAAACCCACGACTATATCTACCCCAGAAAaaccaactgggaaaaatatagcacaacCCTGGAGAAACTACTCCCTCCTAACGCCCCTAATTGCCCGAACACTGAAGACAACCTAA